The following coding sequences lie in one Psychrobacter arenosus genomic window:
- a CDS encoding alpha/beta hydrolase, whose product MPLPHFMALAEPQRLKNVVHHGLHGLHHATKAIGHLPDSVLERLNTIVGGQSATELPEADAHMRLVLALSNKARQPLTLETLPQLRTLFAAIGVSLQDPKRVQNATKAAVKSATDTDMNNSAAPQNPPVYYKDQDITGSDKAAIRIRTYQATAGNPDQVAMLFMHGGGFCIGSIATHHEFCHQVCEQTGWSVVSVEYRLAPKHTAPTALYDSVTAYQWLCANANTLGALPERLVVSGDSAGGCLTTLIAQLSADKASNSAANTTIPKAPVAQLPLYPITDFDNIYPSRQQYGSDMLLNATDMDVFSQAYLNNQDGTSTDPLVSPMHGSCEDLCPALIVIAELDLLKDEGLAYAKKLQDCGITVETYRVKKAPHGFLHFMSVHKGMQQETTQMIDKMRSFVTALV is encoded by the coding sequence ATGCCTTTACCCCATTTTATGGCGCTTGCCGAGCCGCAGCGTCTCAAAAACGTGGTGCATCACGGCCTGCATGGATTGCATCATGCCACCAAAGCTATCGGTCATTTACCGGACAGCGTTTTAGAACGTCTAAATACCATCGTTGGGGGCCAAAGTGCCACTGAGTTACCTGAAGCCGATGCGCATATGCGCCTGGTATTAGCCCTAAGTAATAAAGCGCGCCAGCCGTTAACGTTAGAGACTTTACCGCAATTGCGGACTTTATTTGCGGCTATTGGCGTATCGCTACAAGACCCTAAACGAGTGCAAAACGCGACTAAAGCGGCGGTTAAGTCAGCTACTGATACTGATATGAATAACAGCGCGGCTCCACAAAATCCGCCGGTTTACTATAAAGACCAAGATATTACCGGTAGTGACAAGGCAGCCATTCGTATCCGCACTTATCAAGCTACCGCCGGTAACCCTGACCAAGTCGCCATGCTATTTATGCATGGGGGTGGCTTCTGTATTGGCAGCATCGCCACTCACCATGAATTTTGTCATCAAGTCTGCGAGCAAACAGGCTGGTCGGTAGTCAGTGTAGAGTATCGTTTAGCGCCGAAACATACGGCTCCAACTGCCCTTTATGATTCAGTCACCGCTTACCAATGGCTCTGCGCTAATGCCAATACACTAGGCGCGTTACCTGAGCGTCTCGTGGTCTCAGGCGATAGTGCTGGCGGGTGTTTGACTACCTTGATTGCCCAGTTAAGCGCTGATAAAGCGAGCAATTCTGCAGCCAACACCACTATTCCCAAAGCACCAGTAGCGCAATTGCCACTCTACCCCATTACAGACTTTGATAATATTTATCCCAGCCGTCAGCAGTACGGTAGCGATATGCTGCTAAATGCCACGGATATGGATGTGTTTAGCCAAGCCTATCTCAATAATCAAGATGGGACTTCAACCGATCCACTAGTGTCACCGATGCACGGGTCTTGTGAGGATTTATGTCCTGCGTTGATTGTCATTGCCGAGTTGGATTTGCTAAAAGATGAGGGCTTAGCCTACGCTAAAAAGCTACAAGACTGTGGCATTACGGTAGAAACCTATCGAGTGAAAAAGGCCCCGCACGGATTCCTACATTTTATGAGCGTCCATAAAGGGATGCAGCAGGAGACTACGCAGATGATCGATAAGATGCGTAGCTTTGTGACAGCGTTAGTTTAA